One region of Anaeromyxobacter paludicola genomic DNA includes:
- a CDS encoding thiamine pyrophosphate-binding protein — MKMRVADYLTDQLYRAGGERVFLITGGMIMHLTDALLKHERQQYVACHHEAAAVMAADAYGRFTGKLGVAYVTAGPGALNTLTGVVGAWVDTAPCIIVAGQSKVSQAKVTGPRQFALQGFNTLPIFSQVTKYAVMLDDVRTVRYQVERAIHEATTARVGPVWIEVPVDIQGATFDPDEHPGFTPPAPELLSGAALDEKVREAAELLRSARRPVILAGAGVRLANAVQPLLDFARRTNVPVLTSRLGMDLIGDDDRLFAGRPGTYGDRPGNFAVQNADVLLTIGCRLGIGLVGYDYQGFARRAKKIMVDVDPRELDKPAVVPDLPIRADAAAFLERISPLVDRPVGNPAWLEQIQTWRRRYPVDEPSYAAETKGINSYHFTRLLSERMPADAVFVLDTGSCFHVHAQAFQVKAGQRHIITGGLSTMGYVPAVVGVAAAHEGRDVYCVTGDGSLQMHLQELQTIKHHAYPVKLMVFNNDGYLLIRHTQKNFMEGRYIGESPRTGVSFPDLRKLADLYGMHYVRIGSEAEVDGGLAEVMAHHGPVLCEVITPAEQLLAPRVASKKLDDGSMISMPYDDMFPFLPREEYAENQVWDRIT; from the coding sequence ATGAAGATGCGAGTCGCCGACTACCTCACCGACCAGCTCTATCGCGCGGGCGGCGAGCGGGTGTTCCTGATCACCGGCGGCATGATCATGCACCTCACCGACGCGCTGCTGAAGCACGAGCGGCAGCAGTACGTCGCCTGCCACCACGAGGCGGCGGCGGTGATGGCGGCCGACGCCTACGGGCGGTTCACCGGGAAGCTCGGCGTGGCCTACGTGACCGCCGGGCCGGGGGCGCTCAACACCCTCACCGGCGTGGTCGGCGCGTGGGTGGACACCGCGCCCTGCATCATCGTGGCCGGGCAGTCGAAGGTGTCGCAGGCCAAGGTGACCGGGCCGCGCCAGTTCGCGCTCCAGGGCTTCAACACGCTGCCGATCTTCAGCCAGGTCACCAAGTACGCGGTGATGCTCGACGACGTCCGGACGGTGCGCTACCAGGTGGAGCGGGCGATCCACGAGGCCACCACGGCGCGGGTCGGCCCGGTCTGGATCGAGGTCCCGGTGGACATCCAGGGAGCCACCTTCGATCCCGACGAGCACCCCGGCTTCACGCCGCCCGCCCCGGAGCTCCTCTCCGGCGCCGCGCTCGACGAGAAGGTGCGCGAGGCGGCCGAGCTCCTGCGGAGCGCCCGCCGCCCCGTGATCCTGGCCGGCGCCGGCGTCCGGCTCGCCAACGCGGTGCAGCCGCTGCTCGACTTCGCCCGCCGGACCAACGTCCCCGTCCTGACCTCCCGCCTCGGGATGGACCTCATCGGCGACGACGACCGGCTCTTCGCGGGGCGGCCGGGCACCTACGGCGACCGGCCCGGCAACTTCGCCGTCCAGAACGCCGACGTGCTGCTCACCATCGGCTGCCGCCTCGGCATCGGCCTCGTCGGCTACGACTACCAGGGCTTCGCGCGCCGGGCGAAGAAGATCATGGTGGACGTCGATCCGCGCGAGCTCGACAAGCCGGCGGTGGTCCCGGACCTCCCGATCCGGGCCGACGCGGCGGCCTTCCTGGAGCGGATCTCCCCGCTCGTGGACCGGCCGGTGGGGAACCCGGCCTGGCTGGAGCAGATCCAGACCTGGCGCCGGCGTTACCCGGTGGACGAGCCTTCCTACGCGGCGGAGACGAAGGGGATCAACTCCTACCACTTCACCCGGCTGCTCTCGGAGCGCATGCCGGCCGACGCCGTCTTCGTCCTCGACACCGGCTCCTGCTTCCACGTCCACGCCCAGGCCTTCCAGGTGAAGGCCGGCCAGCGTCACATCATCACCGGCGGCCTCTCGACCATGGGGTACGTGCCGGCAGTGGTGGGCGTGGCGGCGGCGCACGAGGGGCGGGACGTCTACTGCGTCACCGGCGACGGCTCGCTGCAGATGCACCTGCAGGAGCTGCAGACCATCAAGCACCACGCCTACCCGGTGAAGCTGATGGTCTTCAACAACGACGGCTACCTGCTCATCCGGCACACCCAGAAGAACTTCATGGAGGGCCGCTACATCGGGGAGAGCCCGCGCACCGGCGTGAGCTTCCCGGACCTCCGCAAGCTCGCCGACCTCTACGGCATGCACTACGTCCGGATCGGGAGCGAGGCCGAGGTGGACGGCGGCCTCGCCGAGGTGATGGCGCACCACGGGCCGGTGCTCTGCGAGGTGATCACCCCGGCCGAGCAGCTGCTCGCGCCGCGCGTGGCGTCGAAGAAGCTCGACGACGGGTCGATGATCTCGATGCCGTACGACGACATGTTCCCGTTCCTCCCGCGCGAGGAGTACGCCGAGAACCAGGTCTGGGACCGGATCACCTGA